Proteins encoded within one genomic window of Nitrospiria bacterium:
- a CDS encoding roadblock/LC7 domain-containing protein: protein MVDAGMVMYEEEFKEVDVELNKLHQQANAKVTFLVDKNGQLIACVGETQNVDTTSLASLTAGNIAATGGMAKLLGETEFSILFHEGERDNIHISIIGQRIILVVVFDQRSSLGLVRLRVKKSAGTFSQIFEKILKKVEKETGVVKAPHSPFAEITEEDIDKLFS from the coding sequence ATGGTTGATGCTGGGATGGTCATGTATGAGGAGGAGTTCAAAGAAGTCGATGTTGAACTCAATAAACTGCATCAACAGGCCAATGCCAAGGTAACTTTTCTCGTTGATAAAAACGGACAGCTGATTGCTTGTGTGGGTGAAACACAAAACGTGGACACCACCTCACTGGCGTCTCTTACCGCAGGAAACATTGCAGCCACTGGTGGAATGGCAAAACTGTTGGGTGAAACGGAGTTTTCAATATTATTTCATGAGGGCGAGCGTGATAATATCCATATTTCAATTATCGGACAACGGATTATTCTGGTTGTCGTATTTGATCAGCGGTCATCATTAGGTCTCGTCAGGCTTCGGGTGAAGAAAAGCGCCGGAACCTTCTCCCAGATATTTGAGAAAATATTAAAGAAGGTTGAAAAAGAAACAGGGGTTGTCAAAGCCCCCCACTCCCCCTTTGCAGAAATAACTGAAGAAGATATTGATAAGCTGTTCAGCTAA
- a CDS encoding GTPase domain-containing protein: MSFINYSAREINCKIVYYGPGLCGKTTNLHYIYKKSTPESKGKMISLATETERTLFFDFLPLALGSIRGFKVRFHLYTVPGQVFYDASRKLILRGVDGVVFVGDSQVERMEANIESVENLNKNLQEQGMLLEKTSYVIQYNKRDLPNVVPVEEMNRVLNPKGVPSFEGVATVGRGVFDTLKEVAKQVILELKKNS; the protein is encoded by the coding sequence ATGTCCTTTATTAACTATTCCGCGCGGGAAATCAATTGCAAGATCGTTTATTACGGCCCCGGACTTTGTGGAAAAACCACCAATCTCCATTATATTTATAAGAAAAGCACCCCGGAAAGTAAGGGGAAAATGATTTCTTTGGCCACCGAAACGGAACGAACTTTGTTTTTTGATTTTCTCCCTCTGGCCTTGGGAAGTATCCGAGGGTTTAAGGTGCGTTTTCATCTGTACACGGTTCCCGGACAGGTTTTTTATGATGCCAGCCGAAAATTAATTTTAAGAGGGGTGGATGGGGTTGTTTTTGTCGGGGATTCCCAGGTAGAGCGAATGGAGGCCAATATCGAAAGCGTGGAAAACCTGAACAAGAACCTCCAAGAACAAGGGATGCTTTTAGAAAAAACGTCTTATGTCATTCAATACAATAAACGGGATCTTCCGAATGTGGTCCCGGTGGAAGAGATGAACCGCGTTCTCAATCCGAAAGGGGTTCCTTCATTTGAAGGAGTGGCCACCGTTGGCCGGGGAGTTTTTGATACACTGAAAGAAGTTGCAAAACAGGTGATCTTAGAGCTGAAGAAAAACTCATAA